A region of Flavobacterium album DNA encodes the following proteins:
- a CDS encoding transglycosylase domain-containing protein — translation MRKRSKKQIAILVLKIFVVFIVVCIISFFAFRNMLLQKAIAKVSDKMQREYSSRFTVKEAAFKGFSGIELKEIALVPNNADTLLHVQEIKTSVNYFRLLTGDVQLGTLEMKNGYVQLIRNKDGKNFDAFLKKNKEKTEDDGPKEANYAERAYNILNTALNLVPTDMKLDNLTLRLEDMGRKISLKLQQMRLADEQLESTIGVSADSISQTWKVKGMADPRDKRADLKFFNSDTSRIEVPYIYERFGVRSGFDSIHLNVENIDMDGDELHVDGFASIGNFMVSHPKIAQKDVVIDKARFDYHFLFGPDFVSVDSTSTVQLNRIKFNPYARYSVDGDTIYELKAKIPKMQAQDFITSLPKGLFTNFEGMEAEGTFSYDLEFLYNKNKPNALVFDANLKKEGLKILKYGAADLAKLNGSFTYRAIDNGRAQRPIIVGPANPYFTPLSDISPYLQKAVLTSEDPSYFRHRGFITEAFRQSIIKNIKAKKFARGASTISMQLIKNVFLTRNKTLSRKLEEILLTYILENNNISSKSRMLEVYFNVIEWGPDVYGIGEAADYYFDKHPSQLSLDECVFLASIVPRPKAFMWQFDNEGHLKGYAVKHNKFIKDLMLRRGLLVPEDTIAQHGDIHITGRGKSRIKLKEVPLYENDSIDLDEFFFNVTKRAF, via the coding sequence ATGCGTAAAAGAAGCAAGAAACAGATAGCAATATTAGTTTTAAAGATATTCGTTGTATTCATCGTTGTCTGCATCATTTCCTTTTTTGCCTTCCGGAACATGCTCCTGCAAAAAGCGATTGCTAAAGTTTCCGACAAAATGCAACGGGAATACAGCAGCCGTTTTACGGTAAAAGAAGCCGCATTTAAAGGATTCTCCGGCATTGAGCTGAAAGAGATCGCATTGGTGCCAAACAATGCTGACACGCTGCTGCATGTGCAGGAGATAAAGACATCGGTAAACTACTTCAGGCTCCTTACGGGCGATGTGCAGCTGGGCACCCTGGAAATGAAGAATGGTTATGTGCAGCTGATACGCAACAAAGACGGCAAGAACTTTGATGCCTTCCTGAAAAAGAATAAGGAAAAGACTGAAGATGACGGGCCAAAGGAAGCCAATTATGCCGAAAGGGCCTACAATATACTGAACACAGCGCTCAACCTGGTGCCTACCGATATGAAGCTGGACAACCTCACGCTGCGCCTTGAGGATATGGGCAGGAAAATAAGCCTCAAACTGCAGCAGATGCGCCTGGCCGACGAGCAGCTGGAGTCGACCATTGGGGTAAGCGCCGACAGCATAAGCCAGACATGGAAAGTGAAAGGCATGGCCGACCCACGGGACAAGCGGGCCGATCTTAAATTCTTCAATTCTGATACGTCACGCATAGAAGTACCCTACATCTACGAGCGTTTTGGCGTGAGATCAGGATTCGATTCCATCCACCTTAACGTCGAAAATATCGATATGGATGGCGATGAGCTGCATGTAGACGGTTTTGCATCTATTGGCAATTTTATGGTGAGCCATCCGAAGATTGCCCAAAAAGATGTAGTGATCGACAAGGCGCGCTTTGATTACCATTTTTTGTTCGGGCCGGATTTCGTATCGGTTGACAGCACCTCGACAGTGCAGTTGAACCGCATAAAATTCAATCCCTATGCACGGTACAGCGTTGACGGCGATACCATTTATGAGCTGAAGGCCAAGATCCCGAAAATGCAGGCGCAGGATTTTATCACCTCGCTGCCGAAGGGGCTTTTTACCAATTTTGAAGGCATGGAAGCCGAAGGCACCTTTAGCTACGACCTGGAATTCTTATACAACAAAAACAAGCCTAACGCACTGGTATTTGACGCCAACCTGAAAAAAGAAGGCCTTAAAATCCTTAAATACGGGGCCGCCGACCTGGCAAAGCTCAATGGCAGCTTTACCTACAGGGCTATTGATAACGGAAGGGCGCAGCGACCGATCATTGTAGGCCCGGCTAACCCTTACTTTACGCCATTATCAGACATTTCTCCTTACCTCCAAAAAGCGGTGCTTACCAGCGAAGACCCTTCGTACTTCAGGCATAGGGGCTTTATAACCGAGGCTTTCCGCCAATCGATCATCAAGAATATAAAAGCCAAAAAATTTGCACGTGGGGCCAGCACCATAAGCATGCAGCTGATTAAGAATGTATTCCTTACCCGCAACAAAACGCTTTCGCGAAAGCTGGAAGAGATACTGCTTACCTACATATTGGAGAACAACAACATATCGAGTAAATCCCGCATGCTGGAGGTATACTTCAATGTTATCGAATGGGGGCCTGATGTTTATGGCATTGGTGAGGCCGCCGATTATTATTTCGATAAGCACCCGTCACAACTGTCGCTGGATGAATGTGTGTTTCTGGCAAGCATCGTACCGAGGCCGAAAGCTTTTATGTGGCAGTTTGACAACGAAGGCCACCTGAAAGGCTATGCCGTTAAGCACAACAAATTTATAAAGGACCTCATGCTGCGCCGCGGGCTTTTGGTTCCCGAAGATACCATTGCGCAACATGGCGACATACACATAACCGGCCGTGGCAAATCGCGCATAAAGCTGAAAGAGGTACCATTGTATGAGAACGACTCGATAGACCTGGATGAGTTCTTTTTCAATGTGACGAAGCGGGCTTTTTAA
- the radA gene encoding DNA repair protein RadA yields the protein MSKLKTSFFCQNCGTQYSKWQGQCNACKQWNTIVEEVIQKEEKQAWKPASADTKKAARPLKINEIDAGGEIRLDTGDGELNRVLGGGLVPGSLTLLGGEPGIGKSTLLLQISLKLPYRTLYVSGEESQKQIKMRAERITPSAENCYILTETKTQNIFRQIGDIDPEVVIIDSIQTLHSDYIESSAGSISQIRETTAELIKFAKETNVPVILIGHITKDGSIAGPKILEHMVDTVLQFEGDRNHVYRILRSLKNRFGSTAELGIYEMLGSGLREVANPSEILISHKDEEMSGTAIATTMEGMRPLMVEIQALVSSAVYGTPQRSTTGYNAKRLNMVLAVLEKRAGFRLGAKDVFLNITGGINVDDPAIDLAVVAAILSSNEDIPVSKDFCFAGEIGLSGEIRPVNRVDQRILEAEKLGFSTIFVSKYNKISLKNTLIDIRLVAKIEDVASHLFG from the coding sequence ATGTCTAAACTCAAAACTTCCTTTTTTTGCCAGAATTGCGGTACACAATATTCGAAATGGCAGGGACAATGCAATGCCTGTAAGCAATGGAATACCATTGTGGAAGAGGTAATACAAAAAGAAGAAAAACAGGCGTGGAAGCCCGCTTCGGCCGACACCAAAAAAGCGGCGCGCCCTTTAAAGATTAATGAAATAGATGCGGGCGGCGAGATACGCCTTGACACCGGTGACGGCGAGCTGAACCGTGTATTGGGTGGCGGCCTGGTGCCGGGATCGCTCACGCTGCTTGGCGGCGAGCCTGGGATCGGGAAGAGTACGCTATTGCTCCAGATCTCCCTAAAGCTGCCCTACCGCACCCTTTACGTATCGGGCGAGGAGAGCCAGAAGCAGATAAAGATGCGCGCCGAAAGGATAACACCATCGGCAGAGAACTGCTACATCCTTACCGAAACGAAAACACAGAATATTTTCAGGCAGATCGGGGATATCGACCCTGAGGTTGTTATCATCGACTCAATACAGACACTGCATTCGGACTACATTGAATCGTCGGCAGGTAGCATTTCGCAGATACGCGAAACCACCGCCGAACTGATAAAATTTGCCAAAGAAACCAACGTGCCTGTAATACTGATAGGCCACATTACCAAAGACGGCAGCATAGCCGGGCCAAAGATACTGGAACACATGGTAGATACCGTGCTACAGTTTGAAGGCGACCGCAACCACGTATACCGCATTCTCCGTTCGCTCAAAAACCGCTTTGGCTCTACTGCCGAACTGGGCATTTATGAAATGCTGGGCAGCGGATTGCGGGAAGTAGCCAACCCATCGGAAATACTTATATCGCACAAAGACGAAGAAATGAGTGGTACCGCCATTGCCACCACCATGGAAGGCATGCGCCCGCTGATGGTCGAGATACAGGCATTGGTTAGCTCGGCAGTATATGGCACGCCGCAACGCAGCACTACAGGCTACAATGCCAAAAGGCTCAACATGGTACTGGCCGTACTGGAAAAACGGGCGGGCTTCCGCCTGGGCGCAAAAGACGTATTCCTGAACATTACCGGTGGCATCAATGTAGACGACCCCGCTATCGACCTTGCCGTAGTAGCCGCCATTTTATCCTCTAATGAGGATATTCCTGTCAGTAAAGATTTTTGTTTTGCGGGAGAAATAGGGCTTTCGGGAGAGATTCGCCCTGTAAATCGTGTAGACCAGCGCATACTGGAAGCCGAAAAGTTAGGATTTTCTACTATTTTTGTGTCTAAGTACAATAAGATCTCATTAAAGAACACCCTGATCGACATAAGGCTGGTAGCGAAGATAGAAGATGTTGCAAGCCACCTTTTCGGTTAG
- a CDS encoding alpha/beta hydrolase — protein sequence MRTTLLTLILAVIWPVSAQRKTEIIESKKLNASREITIVTPASYETNKKKDYPLLVLLDGEYLLDPFAGTLSYTEYWNDLPEVIIVGVHQNSDEERSLDTQTDDHGVPMDQGDKFFEFISTELMPMIEKNYRVSPFRIIAGHGLTAGYLNFFLYKDKPLFNAYICMSPDMPVDMENRIPERLAQLKKPTYYYLATAEGDVPRLQKPIKTLNDNIKAITNPGLKYMYEDFKGCSHYSLVVHAIPESLYHIFSSYQPISSTEYQDKIVKLTSGYAKYLQERYDIMEKDLGVKIPVRLNDFKAIEAAIIKNGAYDELRDLSDIASKCYPKTTLADYYSGMYYEKTGDNKKAIKAYMHSYTLDEIGEYTKDFMLEKAEKLRER from the coding sequence ATGAGAACCACATTATTAACCCTTATTCTGGCTGTTATATGGCCTGTTTCGGCACAAAGAAAAACCGAGATAATCGAATCAAAAAAGCTTAATGCCTCGCGCGAAATTACTATCGTGACACCGGCATCCTACGAAACAAATAAGAAGAAAGATTATCCGCTCCTGGTACTCCTGGATGGCGAATATCTTTTAGATCCTTTTGCCGGCACTCTCTCGTATACCGAATACTGGAACGACCTTCCCGAAGTGATCATCGTGGGGGTACACCAGAACAGCGATGAAGAAAGATCCCTGGACACCCAGACCGATGACCACGGCGTACCAATGGACCAGGGCGACAAATTTTTTGAATTCATCTCTACAGAGCTGATGCCGATGATAGAAAAGAATTACCGGGTATCGCCTTTCCGAATCATTGCCGGCCATGGGCTTACGGCAGGGTATCTCAACTTCTTCCTGTATAAGGATAAACCGCTTTTCAATGCTTATATCTGCATGAGCCCCGACATGCCTGTTGACATGGAAAACCGCATACCGGAAAGGCTGGCGCAGCTGAAAAAGCCCACTTACTACTACCTGGCAACCGCCGAAGGTGACGTGCCGCGCCTGCAGAAACCGATAAAAACACTGAACGATAATATAAAGGCCATTACAAACCCGGGGCTTAAATACATGTACGAAGATTTTAAGGGATGCTCCCATTATTCGCTGGTGGTGCATGCCATACCTGAGTCGCTGTACCATATATTTTCTTCCTACCAGCCTATATCCTCTACCGAATACCAGGACAAGATCGTTAAGCTTACTTCGGGCTACGCAAAATACCTGCAGGAACGTTACGATATAATGGAAAAAGACCTTGGCGTAAAAATACCGGTGAGGCTTAATGACTTTAAAGCCATTGAAGCGGCGATCATTAAGAACGGCGCTTATGACGAGCTTCGGGATCTTTCGGACATTGCTTCGAAGTGTTACCCGAAAACAACCCTTGCCGATTATTATTCCGGGATGTACTATGAAAAGACCGGCGACAATAAAAAAGCAATAAAAGCCTATATGCACAGTTATACCCTTGACGAAATAGGTGAATATACCAAAGACTTTATGCTTGAAAAAGCAGAGAAACTCAGAGAACGCTAA
- a CDS encoding lysylphosphatidylglycerol synthase transmembrane domain-containing protein, which yields MYRHATAKELADLKNSLRTADYTYVYISLFVGLTGFWARAYRWKYTLAHLGYEVPFGVKFGAVCITYIMNMFIPRSGEVSRAVALNKYAGVPFDKAFGTIIAERIIDLILLVIVVALTAALQFDALKAYLDDIPFQQLLFYGTVAGILFIGSVLFFMYSKLGWVQKLKLKISGLTEGVLSAFKMPNKWPFLLLSLYIWFSYVLMFYVTIYALPETSGLDFGTVVTAFVIGSIVITFTNGGTGFFPFAISNILYVYGVPKSAGAAFGWIVWTSQTGQILFLGILSFLLLPILYRNK from the coding sequence ATGTACAGGCACGCTACTGCGAAAGAGCTTGCCGACCTCAAGAACAGCTTAAGGACAGCCGACTACACATATGTATATATTTCGCTTTTTGTTGGGCTTACCGGTTTTTGGGCGAGGGCCTATCGCTGGAAATATACCCTGGCGCACCTGGGCTATGAAGTGCCTTTTGGGGTAAAGTTCGGCGCTGTTTGCATTACTTATATCATGAATATGTTCATCCCGCGCAGCGGCGAGGTAAGCCGGGCCGTGGCGCTGAACAAGTATGCCGGCGTGCCTTTCGATAAGGCCTTCGGCACCATTATTGCAGAACGGATCATCGACCTTATCCTCTTGGTGATCGTAGTAGCCCTCACTGCCGCCCTGCAATTTGACGCTCTCAAGGCCTATCTGGACGACATCCCTTTCCAGCAACTGCTTTTTTACGGTACTGTTGCAGGAATACTTTTTATAGGGTCGGTACTTTTTTTTATGTACTCCAAACTGGGCTGGGTACAAAAATTAAAACTGAAGATATCCGGCCTTACAGAAGGCGTGCTGAGCGCTTTCAAAATGCCCAATAAGTGGCCTTTCCTTTTGCTGTCGTTGTACATATGGTTCAGCTATGTCCTGATGTTCTATGTAACGATATATGCGCTTCCCGAAACTTCAGGGCTTGACTTTGGCACTGTGGTCACGGCCTTCGTCATTGGCAGTATCGTTATCACTTTTACCAACGGTGGCACGGGCTTTTTCCCCTTCGCCATATCCAATATCCTTTATGTTTACGGAGTACCAAAATCGGCAGGTGCTGCCTTTGGCTGGATTGTCTGGACTTCTCAAACGGGGCAGATATTATTTTTAGGGATATTATCATTTTTATTGCTCCCGATACTTTACAGAAACAAATAA
- the panD gene encoding aspartate 1-decarboxylase, with amino-acid sequence MQIQVVKSKIHRVKVTGADLNYIGSITIDEALMEAANLIEGEKVSIVNINNGERLETYVIKGNRNSGEITLNGPAARKVQKGDIIIIISYGILDIEEAKVFKPSIVFPNETDNSLT; translated from the coding sequence ATGCAAATTCAAGTTGTAAAATCCAAGATTCACCGCGTTAAGGTGACGGGAGCCGATTTAAATTACATAGGTAGCATAACCATTGACGAAGCGTTGATGGAAGCAGCGAATCTTATTGAAGGTGAAAAAGTTTCGATCGTAAACATCAATAATGGTGAGCGCCTCGAGACTTATGTGATCAAAGGAAACAGGAACAGCGGCGAGATTACCCTCAACGGGCCCGCTGCCAGGAAAGTACAGAAGGGAGATATCATCATCATCATTTCATATGGTATCCTGGACATAGAAGAGGCTAAAGTATTTAAGCCCTCTATTGTATTCCCTAACGAAACAGATAACTCCTTAACATAG
- the panC gene encoding pantoate--beta-alanine ligase — MLIFNNKAGLTKVLSDYLNVKSTVGFVPTMGALHQGHLSLLRQSVKENDVTVISIFVNPTQFNNAEDLDKYPRTLDADVEKIKQVSDAIIVFAPSVNEMYDGNTISSHFSFDGLENQMEGAHRPGHFDGVGTIVKKLFEIVMPTRAYFGEKDFQQLQIVKKMAEKEGMPVIIIGCPISREDSGLAMSSRNERLSTQDRDKAAFIYKTLKEAQEQFDNQSIEDIKKYVYDAFAAHPEFTMDYFEIAAEDDLKPAVIKENRKYRAFVAVFLSNVRLIDNISLN, encoded by the coding sequence ATGCTCATTTTCAATAATAAAGCCGGTTTGACGAAAGTTTTGTCTGACTATTTAAACGTTAAATCAACCGTTGGGTTTGTCCCTACAATGGGCGCATTGCACCAAGGCCACCTCTCATTGCTGCGTCAGTCGGTAAAGGAAAATGACGTTACGGTCATCAGTATATTCGTGAACCCCACGCAGTTCAACAACGCAGAGGACCTGGACAAGTACCCGCGTACCCTTGACGCCGACGTAGAAAAAATAAAGCAGGTAAGCGATGCCATTATCGTTTTTGCGCCATCGGTAAATGAGATGTATGACGGCAATACCATATCTTCCCATTTTTCTTTTGACGGGCTCGAAAACCAGATGGAAGGCGCCCACAGGCCCGGCCATTTTGACGGTGTGGGGACCATTGTTAAGAAATTGTTTGAGATCGTAATGCCTACCAGGGCTTATTTTGGGGAAAAAGATTTCCAGCAGCTGCAGATCGTAAAAAAAATGGCAGAGAAAGAAGGAATGCCGGTTATCATCATAGGCTGCCCGATAAGCCGCGAAGACAGCGGGCTTGCCATGAGCTCCCGCAACGAAAGGCTGAGCACGCAAGACAGGGACAAAGCCGCTTTTATCTACAAAACCCTGAAAGAAGCACAGGAACAGTTTGATAATCAAAGTATTGAAGATATAAAGAAGTATGTGTACGATGCCTTTGCAGCCCACCCGGAGTTTACAATGGACTATTTTGAGATTGCTGCCGAAGACGACCTGAAACCCGCCGTTATAAAGGAAAACAGGAAATACAGGGCTTTCGTTGCAGTTTTTTTAAGCAATGTGCGCCTAATTGACAATATTTCATTAAATTGA
- a CDS encoding glycogen/starch synthase, giving the protein MEDKRILYVSSEVVPYLAENEVSLMSYDVPKMINDQGGQIRIFMPRYGNINERRHQLHEVIRLSGMNLVVNDMDMPLIIKVASIPKERIQVYFIDNDEYFKRKATFTDEEGELYPDNDERAIFFAKGVVETVKKLNWVPDIIHVHGWMAAMLPIYMKHYYKHEALFADTKIVTSVYNQSFDGTLDNDMLKKVLFDNIPESDVKVLEVPNYENILKASIAHSDALIIASENLSAGLQQAVEDSGKPFLPYVSKDNFAEAYTNFYKNQVL; this is encoded by the coding sequence ATGGAGGATAAGAGGATATTGTATGTATCATCTGAAGTAGTGCCGTATCTGGCAGAGAATGAGGTCTCGTTAATGTCGTATGATGTGCCGAAAATGATAAATGACCAGGGGGGCCAGATTAGGATCTTTATGCCCCGCTATGGCAATATCAATGAAAGGAGGCACCAGCTGCACGAAGTCATCCGTCTTTCGGGAATGAACCTAGTGGTGAACGACATGGATATGCCCCTTATCATAAAGGTGGCCTCTATTCCTAAAGAAAGGATACAGGTCTATTTTATAGACAACGATGAGTATTTTAAGCGCAAAGCTACTTTTACTGATGAAGAAGGGGAGCTTTACCCGGATAACGACGAACGCGCGATCTTTTTTGCCAAAGGCGTTGTCGAGACCGTGAAAAAACTCAACTGGGTGCCGGATATAATCCACGTGCACGGCTGGATGGCCGCAATGCTGCCTATATATATGAAGCATTACTACAAGCATGAAGCCCTTTTTGCCGATACAAAGATCGTGACTTCGGTGTACAACCAGTCTTTCGACGGCACGCTTGACAACGATATGCTGAAGAAAGTGCTGTTTGACAATATCCCTGAAAGTGACGTAAAGGTGCTCGAGGTGCCTAATTACGAAAATATACTGAAAGCATCCATAGCACATTCGGATGCGCTGATCATTGCTTCCGAAAACCTTTCGGCCGGGCTGCAGCAGGCTGTTGAGGATTCCGGTAAGCCGTTTTTGCCGTATGTGTCCAAAGATAATTTTGCAGAGGCATATACTAATTTCTATAAAAATCAGGTTTTATAG
- a CDS encoding DUF4270 domain-containing protein: MINSSFLKKIILALSAVFIISCDTDYNNLGSDIIDDDVHHGMFQVEAGVTAYDRPTGIVQSNNLTLNTLGAYDNLVFGKTVAHFVTQVQLATVNPTLYAPEIDSVYLYVPYFSSIESTDATTGVSTYDLDSIYGAPETKIKLDVFRNGYFLRDSDPGTSFVSGQKYYSNDKSLIDAAVVGSRLNNFSTAQNDEFPISDDEIARSAIPDGQTESKVVERKAPGIFLYLDKTEFQNMLFGPAAAGKLVNNNIFKEYFRGLYFRVTQLEGQSVMVVPRFDQGVITIKYRDHNISTTESSGHTVDKFAKSMTLNLDGNTINFFENTPKEAFTTAINTSDAAAGDVRLYLKGGEGSMAFIDIDQATIDALKAESQGGQRVLINEANLVFYIDDNTETGMGQGPSDPKKKEKEPLRLLLYDVKNKRPLIDYSLDATTTTINPKYDKFVHGGIREDENGRGTKYKIRITDHINNLVNKDSTNVKLGLVVAEYINLTGNAALKSPFTETTGATAPVTVSTVPVTSVMHPFGTILYGSNSAVPENKRLKLEIFYTKPN, from the coding sequence ATGATCAACAGTTCCTTCCTAAAGAAAATAATTCTTGCTTTAAGTGCCGTATTCATCATTTCGTGCGATACCGATTATAATAACCTGGGTTCCGATATTATTGATGATGACGTGCACCATGGCATGTTTCAGGTTGAAGCCGGCGTTACCGCATATGACAGGCCTACGGGGATAGTACAGTCCAACAACCTTACGCTTAATACGCTTGGTGCCTATGATAACCTCGTGTTCGGGAAAACGGTTGCCCATTTTGTAACACAGGTGCAGCTTGCCACCGTAAACCCAACGCTTTACGCTCCGGAAATAGATTCCGTGTACTTGTACGTACCATATTTCAGCAGCATTGAAAGTACCGATGCCACAACAGGCGTTAGTACCTATGACCTGGATTCTATCTATGGCGCTCCGGAAACAAAAATAAAGCTGGATGTATTCAGGAATGGCTATTTCCTTCGCGATTCAGATCCGGGCACATCGTTCGTTTCCGGCCAGAAATATTATTCTAATGACAAATCCCTTATTGATGCCGCTGTTGTAGGCTCAAGGCTTAATAATTTTTCTACAGCGCAAAACGATGAATTCCCGATCTCTGACGATGAGATAGCGCGTTCTGCAATACCAGATGGCCAAACGGAATCGAAAGTAGTAGAGCGCAAAGCACCTGGTATTTTCCTTTACCTGGATAAAACGGAGTTCCAGAATATGCTGTTTGGCCCTGCAGCAGCCGGTAAGCTGGTTAATAACAACATCTTTAAAGAATACTTCAGGGGGCTTTACTTCAGGGTAACGCAGCTGGAAGGCCAGTCGGTTATGGTAGTGCCAAGGTTCGACCAGGGAGTGATCACCATAAAATACAGGGACCATAATATTTCTACAACCGAAAGCAGCGGGCATACTGTAGATAAGTTTGCCAAAAGCATGACGCTGAACCTTGATGGCAATACCATTAACTTTTTTGAGAATACCCCCAAAGAAGCTTTTACTACGGCAATCAATACTTCTGATGCGGCTGCGGGAGATGTGAGGCTTTACCTGAAAGGCGGCGAAGGATCTATGGCTTTCATCGATATTGACCAGGCAACCATAGACGCGCTCAAAGCAGAGAGCCAGGGTGGCCAGAGGGTATTGATAAACGAAGCCAACCTTGTGTTTTATATTGATGATAATACGGAGACAGGCATGGGCCAGGGACCTTCTGATCCCAAAAAGAAAGAAAAAGAGCCATTGAGGCTGTTACTCTATGATGTAAAAAACAAAAGGCCGCTGATAGATTATTCTTTGGATGCCACCACCACCACAATCAATCCTAAATACGATAAGTTTGTGCATGGGGGGATTCGTGAGGATGAGAACGGGCGCGGTACCAAATATAAAATAAGGATTACCGACCATATAAATAACCTCGTAAACAAGGATTCGACCAACGTGAAGCTGGGCCTTGTGGTGGCGGAATATATTAACCTTACGGGCAATGCTGCATTGAAATCGCCTTTTACGGAGACTACCGGCGCAACGGCCCCTGTAACGGTTTCCACAGTGCCGGTAACTTCGGTAATGCATCCTTTCGGTACGATACTGTACGGTTCTAACTCGGCAGTACCTGAAAACAAGCGCCTTAAACTTGAAATTTTTTATACCAAACCCAATTAA